In the Populus trichocarpa isolate Nisqually-1 chromosome 1, P.trichocarpa_v4.1, whole genome shotgun sequence genome, ATTTCGATGTGTAAAGGAGGTGACATTTACTATCCGTGAGCCAATAGGACTGTTTTTGAGAAGCGGTAGGAGAAGTTTGGTCAAAGAGAAGGCACCAATGTAATTTGTACCCATCATCCTTGCAAAAACAGGTTAGCTTATCACCAAGAAATTCTCAATCTAACCAGGAAAGAAACAGGAACTGAAAACACAGTAGTTTTATTTCTATTACTGATCATAGCCTTCTTCTGTGAGACGATGTGAAGCTGCCAGTATCCCAGCATTGTTTATCAAGAGTTGGACAGAAACATGCATATCTGAATCTAATAGCCACTTCTCAAGTGAGTCTTTAAACTTCAAGATTGACTGGAAAGATGATAGGTCAACCTCAAAAGCTTCTACACAGgcatccttattctttttgtgTATCCATTCTATCATCTGTCACACAAGCAACGCAATAAGTACAAgaaaacttaaagaaaaattcaatgtgGAGCATGGACATAAATAATAGACTAGTCACTAACGGCATGGATTACATACCTTAGATAGCAATTGGGATGACCTTCCAACTGCATATACAATATGAGTTTCAGCAACAAGTTTTTGAACTGATAGAAGAATCTTTGTTGTTCAAAGACGGTGTGAAAAAATGATTCTAGCATGATTAGAAGAGAGACCATTATCCAGATGTCAATTTATTGCAGCATCTAGAATACTAACATATCAATACAAGACACTAGCTACTCTACTCTACTTCATTAATCAAACAATTCAAATCCATCCATACAAAAAGATCACAACGTTTTCGATTAGACAATATCAGCAAGCTAACTACTTAACAAATGACAATTATGCAACTCGAATCCTTCCCTAATTATTTCTCCAAACAGTCACTAAAATTCATTCATCTTCACAATTCATGACATTGTTATCCGAcacaaatgaaacaaaatgaaCATGAACTAAAATCAGCAGAGTACCAAGAACAACATAAAACCCCTCCTTTGAAAGATCATAAGCTGCCGCCGCACCAATACCAGACGTAGCCTGTAGCAGCAACAAcacacaaacaagaaaaatgattaaaacCCATAATAATACAGATTTGTTTGTGCTTAGCCAGACTAGGAAAACCACTAAAATCCATAGCTTACACCAGTAATCACGCAAATGGGTTTCTTAGTCCCAATTCTTTGCGGCGGGCAACGAGGATAAGCATTAGGCTTTTTAGTAAAAACCCTTTGCCAGAACAACTGGAAGTAAGACATGACAAGAGAGAGTGTCCAAAAGATTCCCATCCTCCAAAATTCTACTGTCAAGATGAAACTCAAAGCCTTCTTCACTTccctcattcttcttcttcctcttacCTATGAACAGCAAAGCTTGCTATATCCCCGACCACTGCTGACATGAACTCATGGAGTTCTTGATTTCATTAAAGGAGGCCTAGCCCATGGTAGAATTTTCAACAGGCCTAAACAGAGGTTCTGTCATACGAGCTGCCCAATGGAGAGAGTTCGAAACATGAGAAGAAAGCCCaagttaaccaaaaaaaaaaacttgtatttttttaaaaaaacatatttcaaaaaattggattaagaaatttttttatataaaatattgagttgAGATGTAGAACTTGGGActgttttggaatttttttaaatataaaaatatattaaaataatatttttatttttttaaatttatttttgacataaacaaattaaaacgattcaaaaatactaaaaaattaatttaaaattaaaaaataaaatttttcaaaagcatggTTAGACCataaatgtttaattaaatcattcatatttttaatttgatttatctaTGAAAATAGATTATATCTCgtaaatttgaagcaaatatatatatagatttatgattgtatttatttcaaatacatgaaccatgttattattttatttgatgataaaatatatattcagaCCAGTTTATGTGTCTTACATTTAGCATTTTTTTCTgaacaattttaataaaaaacaaatactctgGAAGGATCCCAGCGTGTATATAATGGAGttgagatttaaaattatattaaataagaataaatactaacataaattcataattcttCTTATTGCCAAATGAACCAGCCAGTCACCCTTGGAAAAATTCTGGCAAAAGTCATAAATCAACGAGAGTTAATTGGGTATTGAAAAATAAGTAAAGGATTGATCgaggtatatatatttttattatttttttaaatacaataaaaataactcaattattCTTCAAGTTAAAGATTTTGAAACAGATAAATAAgagcatttatattttttttattttttaaagtacaaTAAAACTTtacctttgaaaaaaaaaacatgtgtataAGGGGCTCTTGGGtcttttcataataatttttttttggttattaatGGTTTTATAAAAggtaatttaatcttttttataaattaaatattatttaaattaaaaaacgtTTTGGCGCATGTGAGCACTCATGCATTTTAGACGACGCGTGTAATGTTTTTAGCGTCTAAAAATATTCTTGGAAgcaatttaattctatttttgattggtatttcaacttcaatttttattttattgattttattttaatttttaatttatttataaaaattttattagtttcagttttatcatttaatattaattttttatgtatcatttttacaatttaatctttatttttttattttaattttttattattaaattattatttttttcaattttatttttcaatcaaaatttatttatattttttattttaattatgataatagCTGAGACTTGATTACTAGAATTACATATTTATCCTTCTAACTCAGGTTTAGTCATACCGATTTCTTCCGTTGTCTTACAATTTTCTTTAgcaacttagaaaaaaatatctctgctgttttgaagttgaaaaaagaagaagaaaatggaaagCATCAGTAGATATTCTCCAAAGTAAAGCAAGGCGTCAAGCAAGCAAATCCTCCACTTGCTTCACTGTCAGTCCAGTGGCACAATGCCCACCtgttccctctcttctctctttttgcttttgcttttagcATTATTTCTCTGCACTTTTTCCCTTgggattgaagaaagaaaaggaaggaaaagaaaggaaagtgaCCCCTCTCCGTTTCACTCCCATCTCATTAGTCCAGAAACTccaactttttcttaatttctctcACTTCTAATATAAAAGCAGTAACCACATTCTCTAGAGAACGCACACGCTGTGAGTATACAACAGAAGAAACTTgggtttctttctctcttttttcttactccagtttctttcttctttgctcTCAGTTTTGGCTTTCTATATTATCAGAATCTCAAGGTACGTTGTTTGTTTAAAGAAAGTTTGTTTCTTGAATTGTTTGTAGTGTTCCTTTGCTTTATTCAAGAATTGGGTTTGCTTTAGCTTTTATTCTTTCTTGGCTAGTATTAGTGCTTTTTGTTGATGGGTTTTACTTGGATCATAGTTTTCTTCCTTTAGATCTTTTGTACTTGGAGGTCTTGGTGTTTTGTGTGCTGATTTTGTTGTATCATTGTTTTATCTGTGCCTTGTAGTCTTCACAGTCAATGATCGGAGCATTTTGTGCTTAAATTTGTCAAGAAACTTGTTTAAATCAAGATCAATTCTGGATTTATCGGAATCAGGATCATTAGATGCATGCTTAGTTGTTTTATGTTCAAGACATGCACTTTGGTTAGTACAAATTGTACTAAAACTCTTAACTGCGTCTTAGGACCATTGGCCTTTGTTTTGGTGTTGCGATGATCAGGGAATCAGATTGTTTGTTGCTTTCAGTTGAAGTATTTAACATTTTGTTCAAAGTTTGTTTCTTGGTGATGTGGAAAGGTCTGCTCATATTGTTAAAGTACAGTAATCAAGATTAATCATTGGTTTatctaaattaagattttatttttttaatgctataGCGCTTTATGTTCAAAACTCTGCTGTAGAAATTGCACTAAAACTCTATTGGGAAATATCAATTTGTTGATGCTTATTTTATTGGGGTCTTCAATTTGGATTTCTTGTTTTTGCATGTTGATCTAAGACAAATGTTTACCTTGATTCTAGATGTGAGATTTTCTGAACGCGAGTGTTTGCATACATGATTTGTGTTGTGCTCGAGAAAAATCAGTGACTGTTATGACTGGTGTGATCTTTATTATGTTCATTAAGCTGATCGTGGATTTGCATTAACCTTTGGGGTGGTGTAGGGATCATTGGCCTTTGTTTTGGCATGGCCATGAATAGAGAATTAAATTGTTGTGTTGCTGGTGTGCCCTTTGTCTTACTCAAGTTTGCTTTCAGTGAAAGTACTTAGCCCTTCATTTAAGTTTGTTTCTCCATGATGTAAGcaatcattttcttattgttaAAGTACAATAATCTTTTGTCTTTCCAAAGACCAGTCTTTTCTGTTGAAGGATGaatttatggttatttttccaaatattattttaccttGCTATGATTCTTTGCCTTGACTAGATGGCACTACTTGAATTGCAGGATCACTATAAACCATGGCTGAAGGTGAGGAAATTCAACCTCTTGTCTGTGATAATGGCACTGGAATGGTTAAGGTG is a window encoding:
- the LOC7490728 gene encoding short-chain dehydrogenase TIC 32, chloroplastic isoform X2, coding for MREVKKALSFILTVEFWRMGIFWTLSLVMSYFQLFWQRVFTKKPNAYPRCPPQRIGTKKPICVITGATSGIGAAAAYDLSKEGFYVVLVGRSSQLLSKMIEWIHKKNKDACVEAFEVDLSSFQSILKFKDSLEKWLLDSDMHVSVQLLINNAGILAASHRLTEEGYDQMMGTNYIGAFSLTKLLLPLLKNSPIGSRIVNVTSFTHRNLFNVQIDKETVVGKCLSRSKQYPFSHIYEFSKLCLLMFSYELHRQLHSTDESCKVSVIAADPGAVETNIMRELPSYISRMTFIALNLLGLLQSPEEGASSVIDAALAPPQTCFVHLRKYLECTFLVERAGL
- the LOC7490728 gene encoding uncharacterized protein LOC7490728 isoform X1, with product MREVKKALSFILTVEFWRMGIFWTLSLVMSYFQLFWQRVFTKKPNAYPRCPPQRIGTKKPICVITGATSGIGAAAAYDLSKEGFYVVLVGRSSQLLSKMIEWIHKKNKDACVEAFEVDLSSFQSILKFKDSLEKWLLDSDMHVSVQLLINNAGILAASHRLTEEGYDQMMGTNYIGAFSLTKLLLPLLKNSPIGSRIVNVTSFTHRNLFNVQIDKETVVGKCLSRSKQYPFSHIYEFSKLCLLMFSYELHRQLHSTDESCKVSVIAADPGAVETNIMRELPSYISRMTFIALNLLGLLQSPEEGASSVIDAALAPPEISGVYFFGGKGRTLNSSALSHNIRLAEKLWRSSSDLFLESKLASARTYTS
- the LOC7490728 gene encoding short-chain dehydrogenase TIC 32, chloroplastic isoform X4, which translates into the protein MREVKKALSFILTVEFWRMGIFWTLSLVMSYFQLFWQRVFTKKPNAYPRCPPQRIGTKKPICVITGATSGIGAAAAYDLSKEGFYVVLVGRSSQLLSKMIEWIHKKNKDACVEAFEVDLSSFQSILKFKDSLEKWLLDSDMHVSVQLLINNAGILAASHRLTEEGYDQMMGTNYIGAFSLTKLLLPLLKNSPIGSRIVNVTSFTHRNLFNVQIDKETVVGKCLSRSKQYPFSHIYEFSKLCLLMFSYELHRQLHSTDESCKVSVIRSWSSGNQYHARTPFLYFPYDIYSAQPSGPFAVT
- the LOC7490728 gene encoding short-chain dehydrogenase TIC 32, chloroplastic isoform X3, with translation MREVKKALSFILTVEFWRMGIFWTLSLVMSYFQLFWQRVFTKKPNAYPRCPPQRIGTKKPICVITGATSGIGAAAAYDLSKEGFYVVLVGRSSQLLSKMIEWIHKKNKDACVEAFEVDLSSFQSILKFKDSLEKWLLDSDMHVSVQLLINNAGILAASHRLTEEGYDQMMGTNYIGAFSLTKLLLPLLKNSPIGSRIVNVTSFTHRNLFNVQIDKETVVGKCLSRSKQYPFSHIYEFSKLCLLMFSYELHRQLHSTDESCKVSVIAADPGAVETNIMRELPSYISRMTFIALNLLGLLQSPEEGASSVIDAALAPPKSSSEKDWSLDSCGLKKLVL